From Staphylococcus delphini, one genomic window encodes:
- a CDS encoding glutaredoxin family protein, translated as MSEVIIYTQNECPPCSFVKQYLENHNVPFEERNIANSTYRNEMIERDAFSTPFILIDGEPMYQVDLDLMNEKLGIQP; from the coding sequence ATGTCAGAAGTTATTATTTACACACAAAATGAATGTCCGCCATGTTCATTCGTCAAACAATATCTTGAAAATCACAATGTCCCATTTGAGGAACGAAACATTGCCAATTCAACATATCGAAACGAAATGATTGAACGTGATGCTTTTTCAACACCGTTCATATTAATTGATGGCGAGCCGATGTATCAAGTCGATTTAGATTTAATGAATGAGAAGCTTGGGATACAACCTTAA
- the ptsP gene encoding phosphoenolpyruvate--protein phosphotransferase — protein MSNIIKGIAASDGVAIAKAYLLVEPDLSFSNEKTDNPEAEVQKFNEALNNSKIELTKIRNHAEEQLGADKAAIFDAHLLVLDDPELIQPIEEKIKNESASAPQALTEVTQNFITIFESMDNEYMKERAADIRDVAKRVLAHILGVELPNPSIIDESVIIVAHDLTPSDTAQLNKQYVQGFVTNIGGRTSHSAIMSRSLEIPAVVGTKSISESVQQGDMVIVDGLTGDVIVNPSDDEIKAYQHKRESFFADREALKQLRDEPSKTLDGHEVELAANIGTPNDLEGVHNNGAEGIGLYRTEFLYMGRDNMPTEDEQFEAYKKVLESMEGKRVVVRTLDIGGDKELPYLNLPEEMNPFLGYRAIRLCLDQPEIFRPQLRALLRVSAYGKLNIMFPMVATIQEFRDAKALLLEEKENLKREGVEVSDDIELGIMVEIPSTAALADVFAKEVDFFSIGTNDLIQYTMAADRMSERVSYLYQPYNPSILRLIKQVIDASHQEGKWTGMCGEMAGDETAIPLLIGLGLDEFSMSATSILKARRQIKDLSRTEMVQLADRALNCATVDEVVDLVKAKTTKA, from the coding sequence ATGTCAAATATTATTAAGGGAATTGCAGCTTCTGATGGTGTTGCTATTGCCAAAGCGTATCTGCTCGTAGAACCCGATTTAAGTTTTAGTAACGAAAAAACGGACAACCCGGAAGCGGAAGTCCAAAAATTTAATGAGGCGTTGAACAACTCTAAAATTGAATTAACGAAAATTCGTAATCATGCAGAGGAACAATTAGGTGCGGATAAAGCAGCTATCTTTGACGCACATTTACTCGTTTTAGATGATCCTGAGTTAATTCAACCGATTGAAGAGAAAATTAAAAATGAAAGCGCAAGTGCACCTCAAGCATTAACTGAAGTGACACAAAACTTCATTACTATTTTCGAATCAATGGATAACGAATATATGAAGGAACGTGCTGCGGATATCCGCGACGTAGCTAAACGTGTTTTAGCGCACATTTTAGGGGTGGAATTACCAAATCCGAGTATCATCGATGAAAGCGTCATCATTGTGGCTCACGACTTGACGCCATCAGATACTGCACAGTTAAACAAACAATATGTTCAAGGATTCGTTACGAACATTGGTGGTCGTACTTCACATTCAGCAATTATGAGTCGTTCATTAGAGATTCCTGCTGTTGTAGGTACAAAATCAATTTCTGAGTCTGTACAACAAGGGGACATGGTTATCGTCGACGGTTTAACAGGGGATGTGATTGTGAATCCTTCAGACGATGAAATCAAAGCGTATCAACATAAGCGTGAATCTTTCTTTGCAGATCGCGAAGCGTTGAAACAATTACGTGATGAACCATCAAAAACATTAGATGGACATGAAGTTGAACTTGCAGCGAACATTGGTACACCGAACGATTTAGAAGGTGTGCATAACAATGGCGCAGAAGGTATCGGTTTATATCGTACGGAGTTCCTTTACATGGGTCGCGACAACATGCCGACTGAAGATGAGCAATTCGAAGCATACAAAAAAGTGCTCGAATCAATGGAAGGTAAACGCGTTGTCGTACGTACATTAGATATCGGTGGCGACAAAGAGCTCCCATATTTAAACTTACCTGAAGAAATGAATCCATTCTTAGGATACCGTGCGATTCGTTTATGCTTAGATCAACCTGAAATTTTCCGTCCACAATTACGTGCATTATTAAGAGTTTCTGCATACGGTAAATTGAATATTATGTTCCCAATGGTGGCAACAATTCAAGAGTTCCGTGATGCGAAAGCGTTACTTCTTGAAGAAAAGGAAAACTTGAAACGAGAAGGCGTAGAAGTGAGCGACGATATCGAATTAGGTATCATGGTTGAAATTCCGTCAACAGCCGCACTTGCAGATGTATTTGCGAAAGAAGTGGATTTCTTCAGTATCGGTACAAACGATTTAATTCAATATACAATGGCTGCAGACCGTATGTCAGAGCGTGTTTCTTATCTTTACCAACCATACAACCCATCAATCTTACGTTTAATTAAACAAGTGATTGACGCATCTCACCAAGAGGGCAAATGGACAGGGATGTGCGGTGAAATGGCTGGTGACGAAACAGCAATTCCATTATTAATTGGTTTAGGATTAGATGAGTTCTCAATGAGTGCCACTTCTATCTTAAAAGCACGTCGTCAAATTAAAGATTTAAGCCGTACTGAAATGGTACAATTAGCAGACCGTGCATTAAATTGTGCAACTGTTGATGAAGTTGTTGACCTAGTCAAAGCGAAAACAACAAAAGCTTAA
- a CDS encoding phosphocarrier protein HPr, with translation MEQQSYVIIDETGIHARPATMLVQTASKFDSDIQLEYNGKKVNLKSIMGVMSLGVGKDAEITIYADGSDEKDAIDAITEVLSKEGLTK, from the coding sequence ATGGAACAACAATCATATGTAATTATTGACGAAACAGGTATTCACGCACGCCCTGCAACAATGCTTGTTCAAACAGCTTCAAAATTCGATTCAGATATTCAATTAGAGTATAACGGTAAAAAAGTTAACTTAAAATCGATCATGGGTGTTATGAGCTTAGGTGTGGGTAAAGACGCAGAAATTACAATTTATGCTGACGGTAGCGATGAAAAAGACGCAATCGACGCAATCACTGAAGTATTATCAAAAGAAGGATTAACAAAATAA
- a CDS encoding DUF697 domain-containing protein — translation MNFKQKISETLGNKVLDIETINRKDALPTSEQEIRARRERAEALVRKKALLSSGATVVPIPGFDFGMDMKLMRDVIEDVNKIYGLDHQQVNQMSDDMKNRILMAAGIQGSQLIGKKVSSGLLKVFIRDVAKRTAAKQTRWFPIVGQAVSASISYYFMVKVGKDHIQKCENVVKSLL, via the coding sequence ATGAATTTTAAACAAAAAATTTCTGAAACATTAGGTAATAAAGTATTAGATATTGAAACGATTAATCGAAAAGACGCGCTACCGACGTCAGAACAAGAGATACGTGCAAGACGTGAACGTGCAGAAGCGCTAGTGAGAAAAAAGGCGCTGTTATCTTCAGGTGCAACTGTTGTGCCAATACCAGGATTTGACTTTGGGATGGACATGAAATTGATGCGCGACGTCATTGAAGATGTGAATAAAATTTACGGTTTAGATCATCAACAAGTGAACCAAATGAGTGATGACATGAAAAACCGTATCTTAATGGCAGCGGGTATTCAAGGCAGCCAATTAATTGGTAAAAAAGTGTCGAGCGGTTTGCTGAAAGTTTTTATACGCGATGTAGCTAAGCGAACTGCTGCGAAACAAACACGCTGGTTCCCGATTGTAGGACAAGCTGTGTCAGCATCGATTAGTTATTATTTTATGGTTAAAGTCGGCAAAGACCATATTCAAAAATGCGAAAATGTAGTAAAATCATTATTGTAG
- a CDS encoding class I SAM-dependent rRNA methyltransferase, with product MKTAILNKGKEEKYFNQYPLVEEADLFQHDQLEEGDVFHLLTSTHVYIATCYVGRQHKGLGWVLTYQEGEAIDQAFFEQLFAQALEVRQYYYQIEGTNAFRLFNGEGDGVGGLTIDNYDGHLLIQWYSEGIYRFRQQIVSAIQNIFDYTSIYEKTRFKHQSIEGGFVAGTTPEFPIVVEENFTFYNVHLDDGPMTGIFLDQKEVRKKIRDYYAKGRQLLNLFSYTGAFSVIAATADSQTTSVDLANRSRQLTEENFGLNGIDPKSQHIYVMDTFDYYKYALRHGLSYDTIVIDPPSFARNKKKTFSVTKDYDKLIEGALSILNPGGSLVLSTNHSAYTLKAFKNMVKQTIEKQGFTYEMNEVMGLPKDFKTHPHYKPSKYLKVIFITIK from the coding sequence ATGAAGACAGCTATTTTGAATAAAGGTAAAGAAGAAAAATATTTCAATCAGTACCCACTTGTGGAGGAAGCGGATTTATTCCAGCACGATCAATTAGAAGAAGGGGATGTCTTTCATCTGCTAACTTCAACACACGTCTATATCGCGACTTGTTATGTAGGCCGTCAACACAAAGGATTAGGTTGGGTATTGACATATCAAGAAGGTGAAGCGATTGATCAAGCGTTTTTTGAGCAGTTATTCGCACAAGCGCTCGAAGTTCGTCAGTATTACTATCAAATTGAAGGTACCAATGCATTTCGTTTATTTAATGGTGAAGGCGATGGTGTGGGGGGTCTCACGATTGACAACTATGATGGCCACTTATTAATTCAATGGTACTCAGAAGGCATTTATCGTTTTCGTCAACAGATTGTGAGTGCGATTCAAAATATTTTTGATTATACGTCTATTTATGAAAAAACGCGTTTTAAACATCAATCTATTGAAGGTGGTTTTGTAGCGGGGACAACACCGGAATTTCCGATTGTCGTTGAAGAAAATTTCACATTTTACAATGTACACCTTGATGACGGTCCGATGACGGGGATTTTCTTAGACCAAAAAGAAGTGCGTAAAAAGATTAGAGATTATTATGCTAAAGGACGCCAATTACTCAATTTATTCAGTTATACAGGGGCATTTTCGGTTATCGCTGCAACAGCTGACAGTCAAACAACGAGTGTGGACTTGGCTAATCGCTCACGTCAGTTGACTGAAGAGAACTTTGGTTTAAATGGTATCGATCCTAAATCACAACATATTTACGTGATGGATACGTTCGATTACTACAAATACGCACTACGCCATGGCTTGAGCTACGATACGATTGTCATCGATCCACCGAGTTTTGCCCGTAATAAAAAGAAGACGTTTTCTGTAACAAAAGACTATGACAAGTTAATTGAAGGTGCACTCAGTATTTTGAACCCAGGTGGCAGTCTTGTGTTGAGTACGAACCATAGTGCTTATACGCTAAAGGCATTTAAAAATATGGTCAAACAAACGATTGAAAAGCAAGGGTTCACATATGAAATGAATGAAGTCATGGGCTTGCCAAAAGATTTTAAAACACATCCACACTATAAACCGTCGAAGTATTTAAAAGTTATTTTTATTACAATCAAGTAG
- the auxA gene encoding lipoteichoic acid stability factor AuxA produces MSLLNKYTEVIYSYIIGVLSILLSIIIFFNIPLIEQFKSGKQPSTNIDNLWDFIMAFFNEIIRVMSQYIGDIPLASGIVILLFGILMIFIGRTLTNTTRFDYDISILFLLVGIIFFVLTLIFMSQVYGWSAFIFIIPFLVHIGYIAYKDELNPLHRKEHYLWIIFSYGLCYIITQIALYARIEAKDVASIDVLSINTFFVVLWLIGQMAVWNFLFLRRSLPVSEEEITGEANAYSRSKKYQFTNTSKNHFKDFQDRTAEFTHGISHRTRRSIDLEKLRQKRESLGKKWFSWAKLEEDDIPMFLKIRPKWLNRNYVMIACGVILLFFILLEFNNRNALFMSGDWQLSQTQYVYEWVSLLLLLIVAIVFIFTTVVRMLRGKYYYLQLFMISILFFKLLTEYIVILFHGLLLSIFITPILVLMLVPAIVAFVLQLRQPVHIKIQKRH; encoded by the coding sequence ATGTCTTTGTTAAACAAATACACCGAAGTGATTTATAGCTATATTATCGGTGTGCTTTCAATTTTATTAAGCATCATTATTTTTTTTAATATTCCACTTATTGAACAGTTTAAGTCAGGCAAACAACCGAGTACAAATATCGACAATTTGTGGGATTTTATTATGGCATTCTTTAATGAAATCATTCGAGTCATGAGTCAATATATTGGTGACATTCCACTTGCGAGCGGTATTGTCATTTTATTGTTTGGAATTTTAATGATTTTTATTGGTCGGACATTAACGAATACAACACGATTTGATTATGACATTTCAATATTATTTTTACTCGTCGGCATTATTTTCTTCGTATTAACATTAATTTTTATGTCGCAAGTTTATGGTTGGAGCGCATTTATTTTTATTATTCCATTTCTTGTACATATTGGTTATATCGCATACAAAGACGAACTAAATCCATTGCACCGTAAAGAACATTATTTATGGATTATATTCAGTTATGGGCTTTGTTATATTATTACACAAATTGCGCTTTATGCCCGTATTGAAGCGAAAGATGTTGCTTCGATTGACGTTCTGAGTATTAATACATTTTTTGTAGTTTTATGGTTGATAGGACAAATGGCAGTATGGAATTTTCTCTTTTTACGTCGTTCATTACCAGTGTCTGAAGAAGAAATCACTGGTGAAGCGAATGCGTATTCAAGAAGTAAAAAGTATCAATTTACGAATACTTCTAAAAACCATTTCAAAGACTTTCAAGATCGTACGGCTGAATTCACGCACGGTATTTCACATCGCACACGCCGTAGTATTGATTTAGAGAAGTTACGCCAAAAACGAGAATCACTTGGAAAAAAATGGTTTTCATGGGCTAAATTAGAGGAAGATGACATTCCGATGTTTCTTAAAATAAGACCGAAATGGTTGAACCGCAATTATGTCATGATTGCTTGTGGCGTGATTCTGTTATTCTTTATATTACTAGAGTTCAATAACCGTAATGCGCTATTTATGTCAGGGGACTGGCAGTTATCTCAAACACAATATGTTTACGAATGGGTGAGCTTACTGTTATTACTCATTGTGGCGATTGTCTTTATTTTTACAACAGTAGTGCGCATGTTAAGAGGTAAGTATTACTATTTACAACTTTTCATGATCAGTATTTTATTCTTCAAATTGTTAACGGAATACATTGTAATTTTGTTCCACGGGCTATTATTATCCATTTTCATTACGCCAATTCTCGTATTAATGTTAGTACCAGCCATTGTCGCGTTCGTCTTACAATTGAGACAACCTGTTCATATCAAAATACAAAAACGTCATTAA
- the graF gene encoding glycopeptide resistance-associated protein GraF, producing the protein MAEKDIKKAAEQAKDKEKELKDKTEDAKDGAEKTKDDIQKTFE; encoded by the coding sequence ATGGCTGAAAAAGATATTAAAAAAGCTGCAGAACAAGCGAAAGATAAAGAAAAAGAATTGAAAGATAAAACTGAAGATGCGAAAGACGGTGCAGAGAAAACGAAAGATGATATTCAAAAAACGTTTGAGTAA
- a CDS encoding ECF transporter S component, with amino-acid sequence MKKGLTLSDILVTVLVSVIFAVIYNLWWAVTNTLQPLGLHLDQLMYGMWFSAAVVAYLIIPKMGIALLAEFAAGAGETIMMGRFDIPTIIYALLQGLACEIIFAIFRYKSRAFMVAVLAGMAAAVISLPIDWYYGYLNEVATWNLILLIAFRIISGAVLAGVFPYILVKALDQTGVTKLFRPASKDDYDAL; translated from the coding sequence ATGAAAAAAGGCTTAACGTTGTCAGACATCCTCGTCACTGTACTCGTATCCGTGATCTTTGCAGTGATTTATAATTTATGGTGGGCTGTCACAAATACTTTACAGCCATTAGGTTTACATCTTGATCAATTGATGTATGGGATGTGGTTTAGTGCTGCAGTCGTTGCATATCTCATTATTCCTAAAATGGGGATTGCATTGTTAGCTGAATTTGCTGCAGGTGCGGGTGAAACAATTATGATGGGACGTTTTGATATCCCTACAATTATTTACGCTTTACTCCAAGGTTTGGCGTGTGAGATTATTTTTGCGATTTTCCGCTACAAATCACGTGCTTTTATGGTTGCTGTCCTTGCAGGTATGGCAGCCGCAGTCATTAGTTTACCTATAGACTGGTACTATGGTTACTTAAATGAAGTTGCGACTTGGAACTTAATTCTATTGATTGCTTTTCGTATTATCAGTGGTGCTGTATTAGCCGGTGTGTTCCCATACATACTCGTTAAGGCATTGGATCAGACTGGTGTAACCAAACTGTTTCGACCTGCTTCAAAAGACGATTACGATGCATTATAA
- a CDS encoding ABC transporter ATP-binding protein produces MLKVKNLRLKYPSADYKIFDGIDVEIKDKEKVLLLGPSGSGKSTLLNVLSGIVPNLIDLPMKYDALEIADNSGVIFQDPDSQFCMPQVNEELAFILENQHIPRHDMDRRIHEALNYVGLDVNPKQRIHQLSGGMKQKLAIAGTLLQGADTLFLDEPTAMLDVEATENLWNLLKDLWEDKTVLIVEHKVEHIWQHVDRVILMNHHGHIIQQGTPEYIMSHYEALLSEYGVWHPKAWSHAPMPQHPVQSTTQNFHFSFEQGAIQRGRRTLYEVDALHIGPGEWITLTGKNGSGKTSLLESMMQLIRYKGHMHYGGQKLTKIKDAAQHMFLVYQNPELQFIQNSVFDEIWVNYHHMDPEHAKAKTAEMLALLDLEHVSSQHPFELSMGQKRRLSVATALSTNADIILLDEPTFGLDSHNTFKLIELFQSRIAQGQTILMVTHDAHIIERYPTRRIEVKEGKLYEVEEVRT; encoded by the coding sequence GTGTTAAAAGTTAAAAATTTACGTTTAAAATACCCGAGTGCAGATTATAAAATTTTTGACGGGATTGACGTAGAAATCAAAGATAAAGAAAAAGTGCTTTTACTTGGGCCATCTGGTTCGGGTAAAAGTACGTTACTCAATGTGTTAAGTGGCATTGTGCCGAACTTAATTGATTTACCAATGAAATATGATGCATTAGAAATAGCTGACAATTCAGGTGTCATTTTCCAAGACCCGGATTCGCAGTTTTGTATGCCACAAGTGAATGAAGAGTTAGCCTTCATTTTAGAAAACCAACACATTCCGCGTCACGACATGGACCGCCGTATTCATGAAGCATTAAACTATGTCGGTCTGGATGTAAATCCAAAGCAACGTATTCATCAATTGAGCGGCGGTATGAAACAAAAATTAGCGATTGCGGGAACGTTACTTCAAGGGGCAGATACATTGTTTCTCGACGAACCGACTGCGATGTTAGATGTAGAAGCGACCGAAAATTTATGGAATCTTTTAAAGGATTTGTGGGAGGACAAGACGGTACTGATTGTCGAACATAAGGTGGAACATATTTGGCAACATGTCGATCGTGTCATACTGATGAATCATCACGGCCATATTATCCAACAAGGCACGCCTGAATATATTATGTCGCATTACGAAGCTTTATTAAGTGAGTACGGTGTGTGGCATCCAAAAGCTTGGTCGCATGCACCTATGCCCCAGCATCCCGTTCAATCTACTACTCAAAATTTTCATTTTTCATTCGAACAAGGCGCGATACAAAGGGGTCGTCGTACATTATATGAAGTAGACGCATTACATATTGGACCTGGAGAATGGATAACCCTCACCGGGAAAAATGGATCAGGTAAGACATCGCTGTTAGAGTCGATGATGCAATTGATACGTTATAAGGGGCACATGCATTACGGCGGGCAGAAATTAACTAAAATTAAAGATGCCGCGCAACATATGTTTTTAGTGTATCAAAATCCTGAACTGCAATTTATACAAAATAGTGTGTTTGATGAAATATGGGTTAATTATCACCATATGGACCCTGAACACGCGAAAGCAAAAACTGCAGAAATGTTAGCACTGCTTGATTTGGAGCACGTATCGAGCCAACACCCATTTGAACTCTCTATGGGTCAAAAACGTCGACTGAGTGTCGCTACCGCATTAAGTACCAATGCAGATATTATTTTATTAGATGAACCGACATTTGGCTTAGACAGTCATAACACGTTTAAATTAATTGAATTGTTCCAAAGCCGCATTGCGCAAGGTCAGACGATTTTAATGGTCACGCATGACGCACATATTATCGAACGTTACCCTACTCGTCGGATAGAAGTCAAAGAAGGCAAACTCTATGAAGTCGAGGAGGTGCGCACATGA
- a CDS encoding energy-coupling factor transporter transmembrane component T family protein, whose amino-acid sequence MIESWKTRHTFMDDVNIVTKLFLGVALFFFIIFVHHFDVMIYLATLMLIFMLLVAGTKWKVVLTFTLLATFFALTSSLFMIFYGDGQHELLKFGFVNITKESLVRGLHLSFRTMTVSYFGLSIAFTSQVIMIFYSLMQHLKVKPKIAYAFMAAFRMIPIMLESLFQLRNALKMRYQMIDNRNYSGFKRLKHLLIPLLSQNIRKAHRLSVAMEKKGFKDGPRTYYYHVPFSYKDLILIVLTVVIVILAFTLAQVLPITGITDAR is encoded by the coding sequence ATGATTGAATCTTGGAAAACGCGTCACACGTTTATGGATGATGTGAATATCGTCACCAAATTATTTTTAGGTGTCGCACTTTTCTTCTTCATTATTTTCGTTCATCATTTTGACGTCATGATTTATCTTGCGACATTGATGCTCATTTTTATGTTACTTGTTGCAGGAACAAAGTGGAAAGTCGTCTTAACGTTCACATTGCTCGCAACGTTTTTCGCCCTCACCTCCTCATTATTCATGATTTTTTACGGTGATGGGCAACATGAGTTATTGAAATTCGGCTTCGTTAACATTACGAAGGAAAGTCTTGTGCGCGGGTTGCATCTTTCATTCCGGACGATGACTGTGAGTTATTTTGGATTGTCTATTGCCTTTACTTCTCAAGTCATTATGATTTTTTACAGCTTGATGCAACATTTAAAAGTGAAACCGAAAATTGCGTATGCTTTTATGGCGGCGTTTCGTATGATTCCTATCATGTTAGAATCACTTTTCCAACTCCGCAACGCTTTAAAAATGCGCTATCAAATGATTGATAACCGCAACTATTCAGGCTTCAAACGTCTGAAACATTTATTAATTCCATTGCTCAGTCAAAACATTAGAAAAGCGCATCGTCTATCTGTAGCGATGGAGAAAAAAGGCTTTAAAGATGGACCACGGACGTATTATTATCATGTCCCGTTTAGTTATAAAGACTTGATTCTGATTGTTCTTACTGTGGTCATCGTCATACTCGCATTTACACTCGCACAAGTGTTGCCGATAACTGGTATTACTGATGCACGTTAA
- the purD gene encoding phosphoribosylamine--glycine ligase: protein MHVLVVGGGGREHVLAHKLNQSPLVSQVYAIPGNAAMSNVAEVHGEIAESDHEAIVAFAQAHDVKWVVIGPEQPLTEGLADALRAVDIKVFGPNQDAAQIEGSKSFAKRLMAKYVIPTAAYREIDQKDEALAYIETCELPIVLKKDGLAAGKGVIIAETREQAREAVETLYPEQQSKVVFEQFLEGEEFSLMTFVNGDYAVPFDTIAQDHKRAYDQDKGPNTGGMGAYCPVPHMSQSVLDEANDKIAQPIAKAMQAEGHDFFGLLYIGAILTKEGPKVIEFNARFGDPEAQVLLTRLESDLMAHIIELDEKAPINMKWKDDAVVGVMLASKGYPGAYEKGATVKGFEDEPGAYFVSGLTHDGENYVTSGGRVILAIGEGATIEAAQQAAYARVEKIESDGLFYRQDIAHKAMKAK, encoded by the coding sequence ATGCACGTATTAGTCGTTGGTGGTGGAGGACGTGAACACGTACTCGCACACAAATTAAATCAATCGCCATTAGTTTCACAAGTCTATGCGATTCCAGGCAATGCTGCAATGAGTAATGTGGCAGAAGTACATGGTGAGATTGCTGAATCAGATCATGAAGCAATCGTCGCATTTGCACAAGCGCATGATGTGAAATGGGTCGTGATTGGACCAGAACAACCGTTGACAGAAGGCTTAGCTGATGCATTAAGAGCGGTAGACATTAAAGTATTTGGTCCGAATCAAGATGCGGCTCAAATCGAAGGCTCAAAGTCATTTGCGAAACGTCTCATGGCCAAATATGTCATTCCAACTGCAGCATACCGAGAAATCGACCAAAAAGATGAAGCACTGGCATACATTGAAACGTGTGAATTGCCGATTGTGTTGAAAAAAGATGGACTCGCAGCAGGTAAAGGGGTCATCATTGCTGAAACACGCGAGCAAGCACGTGAAGCTGTAGAAACTTTATATCCAGAACAACAAAGTAAAGTCGTTTTTGAACAATTTTTAGAAGGTGAAGAATTTTCATTGATGACGTTTGTGAATGGTGACTATGCGGTGCCATTTGATACCATCGCACAAGACCATAAACGTGCTTACGATCAAGATAAAGGACCGAACACAGGCGGTATGGGCGCGTACTGTCCTGTGCCACATATGAGTCAAAGTGTCCTAGATGAAGCGAATGACAAAATTGCGCAACCGATTGCCAAAGCGATGCAAGCAGAAGGACATGATTTCTTCGGTTTATTATACATCGGTGCGATTTTAACGAAAGAAGGGCCGAAAGTCATTGAATTTAATGCACGTTTCGGTGACCCTGAAGCACAAGTGTTATTGACACGTTTGGAAAGTGATCTCATGGCGCACATCATTGAATTAGATGAAAAAGCACCAATCAACATGAAGTGGAAAGATGATGCGGTAGTAGGTGTTATGCTCGCTTCAAAAGGGTATCCAGGAGCATACGAAAAAGGCGCAACTGTCAAAGGTTTTGAAGACGAACCAGGTGCTTACTTTGTCAGTGGTTTAACACATGATGGAGAAAACTATGTGACATCAGGTGGACGTGTAATTTTAGCGATTGGCGAAGGTGCAACAATCGAAGCGGCACAACAAGCAGCTTATGCACGTGTCGAAAAAATTGAAAGTGACGGTTTGTTCTATCGTCAAGACATTGCCCATAAAGCAATGAAAGCGAAGTAA